From Proteiniborus sp. MB09-C3, the proteins below share one genomic window:
- the rsmD gene encoding 16S rRNA (guanine(966)-N(2))-methyltransferase RsmD, translating into MRVITGKSKGNKLIAPKGLHTRPTSDKVKESIFNILGDINNESQVLDLYAGSGNIGIEFLSRGVSRCYFIDNDINSIKSIKENLERTRLVAQAFVYKNTAEKAVNTLSLRGIAFDYIFLDPPYEKGILVPIIEKISNSNILDERGIIIVEHESKLVLPEYINNLIKKDLRKYGGTTISFYIYGRLNNEGDLSGDF; encoded by the coding sequence TTGCGTGTTATAACAGGGAAGTCAAAAGGAAATAAGTTGATTGCTCCTAAAGGACTACATACTCGCCCTACATCAGATAAAGTAAAGGAATCCATCTTTAATATTTTAGGTGATATAAATAATGAGAGTCAAGTTCTAGACCTTTATGCAGGTTCTGGGAATATAGGAATAGAGTTTTTAAGCAGAGGAGTTAGTAGATGTTATTTTATTGATAATGATATTAACAGTATCAAATCAATAAAAGAAAATTTAGAAAGGACAAGGCTTGTTGCTCAAGCTTTTGTATATAAAAATACTGCTGAAAAAGCAGTAAATACTTTGAGTTTAAGAGGAATTGCGTTTGACTATATTTTTTTAGATCCTCCATATGAAAAGGGGATCTTAGTACCTATAATAGAGAAGATAAGCAATAGCAATATACTTGATGAAAGAGGGATCATAATAGTTGAGCATGAAAGTAAACTAGTTTTGCCAGAATATATAAATAATTTAATAAAAAAAGACTTACGAAAATATGGAGGAACTACAATATCTTTTTACATCTATGGGAGGTTAAACAATGAAGGCGATTTATCCGGGGACTTTTGA
- the coaD gene encoding pantetheine-phosphate adenylyltransferase, whose protein sequence is MKAIYPGTFDPVTNGHLDIIKRCSKKFDKITVLVLNNPSKKHMFTVEERIDLLKDVTKNLENVEVDSFTGLLVDYMRENQVELIIRGLRAVSDFEYEMQMALMNNRLHDDAETFFLIARNQYSYLSSSIVKEVASFNGNITGLVPETVELAIKEKLKGV, encoded by the coding sequence ATGAAGGCGATTTATCCGGGGACTTTTGATCCAGTTACTAATGGACATTTAGATATTATTAAAAGATGCTCCAAGAAGTTCGATAAAATAACAGTTTTGGTTTTAAATAATCCTTCAAAAAAACATATGTTTACTGTTGAAGAGAGAATTGATTTACTGAAAGATGTCACGAAAAATTTGGAAAATGTTGAGGTTGACTCATTTACGGGTCTACTAGTAGATTATATGAGGGAAAATCAGGTAGAATTAATAATAAGGGGATTAAGAGCTGTTTCAGACTTTGAGTATGAAATGCAAATGGCTCTAATGAATAATAGACTTCATGATGATGCAGAAACATTTTTTTTGATTGCAAGAAACCAATATTCTTATTTGAGCTCTAGTATTGTAAAAGAGGTTGCTAGCTTTAATGGAAACATTACTGGTTTAGTACCTGAAACGGTGGAACTAGCCATAAAAGAAAAACTCAAGGGGGTATAA
- a CDS encoding ATPase produces MDVLKLLDEIEDIIEGSSTIPFAGKALVDKGDVLDIIKEIRIKLPDEIKQAEWIKEERQRILAEAQNEADTMVEEVKLHIEEMIEQHEITKQAYERAEEITSKAQSNAKEMRIGAKEYADGLLKEVEMNLRNIVGTLEKNRQELNNFK; encoded by the coding sequence ATGGACGTATTAAAGCTTTTAGATGAAATTGAGGATATTATAGAAGGTAGCTCAACAATACCATTTGCAGGTAAAGCTTTAGTAGATAAAGGCGATGTGTTAGACATCATTAAGGAAATAAGAATAAAATTACCAGACGAAATAAAGCAGGCAGAATGGATTAAAGAGGAAAGACAGAGAATTTTAGCAGAGGCGCAAAATGAAGCAGATACAATGGTTGAAGAAGTAAAGTTACATATTGAAGAAATGATAGAACAGCATGAGATTACAAAACAAGCATACGAAAGAGCAGAAGAAATAACTTCAAAGGCTCAAAGCAATGCTAAAGAAATGAGAATTGGAGCAAAAGAGTATGCTGACGGACTTCTCAAAGAGGTAGAAATGAATTTAAGAAATATTGTAGGTACATTAGAAAAGAATAGACAGGAATTGAACAACTTTAAGTAA
- the ylbJ gene encoding sporulation integral membrane protein YlbJ: protein MANYLVILFSISIVFFAIHKIYKKIINRFENIKTYLLILIVVFLVSCLIIYPNNTISAAFNGLVTWSSVVLPSLLPFFIGAEILIGLGVVNFIGTLLNPVMYPLFGTSGEGSFAFAMSITSGYPVGVSLVSRLRKQNIISRVEAQRLVSFCSTSGPLFMIGAVSIGMFKNSSIGTLLASSHYLGAITVGLLFRGYGKAKIKNKNNKIYSNSSNNYLKNALSELIAARKKDGRSMSILMSDSIKSALEAMFMVGGFIVIYSVIIEILLTTGVINLLASFFKLIIPINLDIKLIEGLISGLLEMTNGCKLISTAKNASIISQLCSVSFLIGWSGLSIHSQAISMLNNTDISPKLYILSKVFHAMFSSIYCFVLYKIFFKNIVVMSFLSENYSIQENLFENWLKTLRFSIGLEFIILMAIIVLSIFIGTIYSIRSLSNK from the coding sequence ATGGCTAATTATTTAGTTATACTTTTTTCTATTAGTATTGTTTTTTTTGCAATACACAAAATATACAAAAAAATAATAAATAGATTTGAAAACATAAAAACATACTTATTAATCCTGATAGTAGTATTCTTAGTTTCTTGTTTAATAATATATCCTAATAACACTATAAGTGCAGCATTTAATGGATTGGTAACTTGGTCAAGTGTTGTTCTCCCGTCTTTATTACCTTTTTTTATTGGTGCTGAAATACTTATAGGACTTGGCGTAGTGAATTTTATTGGGACACTATTAAATCCTGTAATGTATCCTTTGTTCGGAACGTCTGGAGAAGGCTCCTTTGCATTTGCTATGAGTATAACTTCTGGTTATCCAGTGGGAGTTTCTTTAGTTTCTAGACTTAGGAAGCAAAATATAATTAGTAGGGTTGAAGCTCAAAGACTTGTTTCATTTTGCAGCACCTCTGGGCCTTTATTTATGATAGGAGCAGTTTCTATAGGAATGTTTAAAAACTCCTCCATTGGTACTCTCCTTGCCTCTTCCCACTACTTAGGTGCAATAACTGTAGGATTACTTTTTAGAGGCTATGGTAAAGCTAAAATAAAAAATAAAAATAACAAAATATATAGTAATAGTAGCAATAACTACTTAAAAAATGCATTATCAGAACTAATTGCAGCTAGGAAAAAAGATGGAAGAAGCATGAGTATACTAATGAGTGATTCAATAAAATCTGCCCTTGAAGCAATGTTTATGGTTGGAGGATTTATAGTAATATATTCTGTGATCATAGAAATATTATTAACTACAGGAGTCATTAACCTTTTAGCAAGCTTCTTTAAGCTAATAATACCTATTAATTTGGATATTAAGCTTATAGAAGGTCTAATTAGCGGACTTTTAGAAATGACAAACGGCTGTAAATTAATATCTACAGCTAAGAACGCAAGTATTATCTCGCAATTATGTTCTGTAAGCTTTTTAATCGGATGGAGCGGTTTATCAATACATAGTCAAGCTATCAGCATGTTAAATAACACTGATATTAGTCCTAAGCTTTACATACTGTCTAAAGTTTTTCATGCTATGTTTTCTTCCATATACTGCTTCGTATTATATAAAATTTTCTTTAAAAACATTGTAGTGATGTCATTCTTATCAGAAAATTATAGTATACAAGAAAATTTATTTGAAAATTGGCTAAAAACTCTTAGATTTTCAATAGGCTTGGAATTTATTATATTAATGGCTATAATCGTCCTCTCAATTTTTATTGGAACTATATATAGTATAAGATCTTTATCTAATAAATAA
- a CDS encoding nucleotidyltransferase has translation MKIVGLITEYNPFHNGHLYHLNESKKITNSEYSIAVMSGNFLQRGEPALVDKWTRAKMAVDNGVDLVVELPVVYACQSAELFAYGAIKILDSLGIVDSICFGSELGNIQPLDYIAEILNNEPKCYKEYLRSELEQGNSFPRAREKALINYLGKTDSLDSSMISSILSNPNNILSIEYLKSIKKIDSSIKPFTLKREKSSYHDKAISNNISSATAIREQLINTSLENIKHTVPHITYKYLESFYNDNKDFNSLNNFSMILLYLLRNSTPEILKNILDVSEGLDNRIIDCSSKYNCIDDILNCVSTKRYTMTRLKRIIIHLLLSMNKNIIRTLHSYGPQYIRILGLNSKGIDILRQAKKTSSLPIITKFADYPKLNNKILNQMIELDKKATDVYILGLSRGEMKMNLDYTMSPYIKLNSE, from the coding sequence ATGAAAATAGTTGGATTAATTACTGAATATAATCCTTTTCACAACGGGCATTTATATCATTTAAATGAATCTAAAAAAATAACAAATTCCGAATATTCTATTGCAGTTATGAGCGGTAATTTTTTGCAAAGAGGAGAGCCAGCTTTAGTTGATAAATGGACTAGAGCAAAAATGGCCGTAGACAATGGAGTTGACTTGGTTGTAGAGCTGCCAGTAGTATATGCATGTCAAAGCGCTGAACTTTTTGCTTATGGTGCTATTAAAATACTTGATAGCTTAGGAATTGTAGACAGCATTTGTTTTGGGAGTGAATTGGGAAATATCCAGCCATTAGATTATATAGCAGAGATACTAAACAATGAACCTAAATGCTATAAAGAATACCTTAGGTCTGAATTGGAGCAAGGGAACTCTTTCCCAAGAGCAAGAGAAAAAGCTTTGATCAACTACCTAGGTAAAACAGATTCACTGGATTCTTCAATGATAAGCAGCATCCTTTCTAATCCAAATAATATTCTATCAATAGAATATTTGAAATCAATAAAAAAAATTGATAGCAGCATTAAACCCTTTACACTTAAGAGAGAAAAGTCTAGCTATCACGATAAAGCTATCAGTAATAATATATCCAGTGCAACTGCTATTAGGGAACAACTTATAAATACCTCTTTGGAAAACATTAAGCATACAGTACCCCATATTACTTATAAGTATTTAGAAAGCTTTTATAATGACAATAAGGATTTCAATTCATTAAACAACTTTTCTATGATTCTATTGTATTTACTGAGAAATAGCACTCCCGAGATTCTAAAAAATATATTAGATGTAAGTGAAGGACTAGATAATAGAATTATAGATTGCTCTAGTAAGTATAACTGTATTGACGATATATTGAATTGTGTAAGCACTAAAAGGTATACAATGACTAGATTGAAAAGAATTATTATTCATTTACTGCTTAGTATGAATAAAAATATAATTAGGACTCTTCATTCATATGGTCCTCAGTATATAAGAATTCTAGGATTAAATTCTAAAGGTATTGATATATTAAGGCAAGCAAAAAAAACAAGTTCATTACCTATAATCACTAAATTTGCTGATTATCCAAAACTAAATAACAAAATCTTAAATCAAATGATAGAGTTGGATAAGAAAGCTACAGATGTCTATATTCTAGGTCTTAGTAGAGGCGAAATGAAAATGAACTTAGATTATACAATGTCACCTTATATTAAACTAAACAGTGAATAA
- a CDS encoding acetate kinase: MKILVINCGSSSLKYQLIDMSNEYVLAKGLAERIGIEGSRIKHKPTGKEEVLIEKPMDNHKVALGIVLNAIVDPNHGVIKSMDEIGAVGHRVVHGGEKFSESVVIDDSVMKAINDCVELAPLHNPPNITGIEACQELMPNTPMVAVFDTAFHQTMEPDNYIYPIPYEFYEKYKIRRYGFHGTSHKYVSLRAAEILGKDIKDLNIVTCHLGNGSSVCAVQGGKSMDTSMGFTPLEGLAMGTRSGDIDPAIIPFIMDKENMTFEEVNDMLNKKSGVLGISGLSSDFRDLEVATEEGNERAKLAIDVFVNRVKKYVGAYVATMCRIDALVFTAGIGENSGYIREKVCEGLECLGIKIDSELNNVRGKEAQLNRDLTSTSIFVIPTNEELMIARDTKILVSK; the protein is encoded by the coding sequence ATGAAAATTTTAGTTATTAACTGTGGGAGCTCTTCATTAAAATATCAGTTGATAGATATGTCAAATGAATATGTATTGGCAAAAGGCTTAGCTGAAAGAATAGGTATTGAAGGTTCTAGAATAAAACATAAACCAACTGGTAAGGAAGAAGTATTAATTGAAAAGCCAATGGACAACCATAAAGTTGCACTAGGGATAGTATTAAATGCAATAGTTGATCCTAACCATGGAGTTATAAAATCAATGGATGAAATAGGTGCAGTAGGACATAGAGTTGTTCATGGAGGAGAAAAATTCTCTGAATCTGTTGTAATTGATGATAGTGTAATGAAAGCTATAAATGATTGTGTAGAATTAGCACCATTACATAATCCACCAAACATTACCGGAATAGAAGCATGTCAAGAACTTATGCCAAACACTCCAATGGTAGCAGTATTTGATACGGCTTTTCATCAAACTATGGAACCTGATAACTATATATATCCGATACCTTATGAATTCTATGAAAAATATAAGATTAGAAGATATGGATTCCATGGAACTTCCCATAAATATGTTTCTCTAAGGGCTGCTGAAATATTGGGAAAAGATATTAAAGATTTAAATATTGTTACATGTCACCTAGGAAATGGCTCAAGTGTATGTGCAGTACAAGGCGGAAAATCAATGGATACAAGTATGGGCTTTACTCCATTAGAAGGTTTAGCAATGGGAACTAGGTCAGGAGATATTGACCCTGCAATAATTCCATTTATTATGGATAAAGAGAACATGACCTTTGAAGAAGTAAATGATATGCTTAATAAAAAATCAGGAGTACTAGGTATTTCAGGACTTAGCAGTGATTTTAGAGATTTAGAAGTGGCAACTGAAGAAGGAAATGAAAGAGCTAAACTAGCTATAGATGTTTTTGTTAATAGAGTAAAAAAATATGTTGGTGCATATGTAGCTACAATGTGTAGAATAGATGCATTAGTATTTACAGCAGGTATTGGCGAAAATTCTGGTTATATTAGAGAAAAAGTGTGTGAGGGCTTAGAATGCCTAGGCATTAAAATAGATTCAGAATTAAATAATGTAAGGGGTAAAGAAGCACAGCTAAATAGAGATCTAACCTCTACATCTATATTTGTTATTCCAACTAACGAAGAACTAATGATTGCTAGAGATACAAAAATATTAGTATCTAAATAA
- a CDS encoding YceD family protein, with amino-acid sequence MKIDLSRLIDRAVYKIDFEHSLNLTKVSTKTGEIALAGPVNVKGSVYKTDENMYLDAKVSYEYYENCARCLKEFVNRVETVLSGRLMETSQLLDTDDDEFVFYYDNGEVELTEQVLTSILLSLPMKALCADNCRGLCLVCGKDLNKEECSCEIQEIDPRLAKLKDLFD; translated from the coding sequence ATGAAGATAGATCTATCAAGACTTATTGATAGAGCAGTTTACAAAATAGACTTTGAACATTCCTTAAATTTAACTAAGGTATCAACCAAAACAGGAGAAATAGCATTGGCTGGCCCAGTTAATGTAAAAGGTAGTGTTTATAAGACAGATGAAAACATGTATCTTGATGCAAAAGTTTCATATGAATATTATGAAAACTGCGCAAGATGTCTAAAAGAGTTTGTTAATAGAGTAGAGACTGTTTTATCAGGAAGGCTTATGGAGACTTCTCAATTATTGGATACAGATGATGATGAATTTGTATTCTATTATGATAATGGCGAGGTAGAATTGACAGAACAAGTTTTAACCTCCATATTATTGTCTTTACCTATGAAGGCATTATGTGCTGACAATTGTAGAGGATTATGCTTAGTCTGTGGAAAAGACTTAAATAAGGAAGAATGTAGCTGCGAAATTCAAGAGATTGATCCTCGTCTAGCAAAATTAAAGGATTTATTTGACTGA
- the rpmF gene encoding 50S ribosomal protein L32: MAVPKRKTSKARRDKRRASAQVLTKATVVECPQCHEPKLPHRVCKSCGYYKNKEVVSVE; this comes from the coding sequence ATGGCAGTACCAAAGCGTAAGACATCAAAGGCAAGAAGAGATAAAAGAAGAGCTTCAGCTCAAGTATTAACAAAGGCAACTGTAGTTGAATGTCCACAATGCCATGAGCCAAAGCTACCACATAGAGTTTGCAAATCTTGTGGGTATTATAAAAATAAAGAAGTTGTATCTGTTGAATAA
- the fapR gene encoding transcription factor FapR, whose product MSNVKLSKKERHIKLIEKLKEDPFLTDEELMQIFNVSVQTIRLDRLELGIPELRERIKNVAEQSYSKVRTIGGTEIVGELVDINLGKNGISILETDETMAFMKTSVVRGHNIYAQAESLAIAVIDADVALTGVANVKYKDLVKAGEKLIAKAEVTRKRGNKYFVHVFTYVGQKQVFRGKFILVSIEQNNQEAN is encoded by the coding sequence GTGAGCAATGTAAAGTTAAGCAAAAAAGAAAGACATATTAAGCTTATTGAAAAGTTAAAGGAGGATCCCTTTCTAACTGATGAAGAGTTAATGCAAATATTCAATGTAAGTGTTCAAACTATAAGGCTAGATAGACTTGAACTAGGGATACCAGAATTAAGAGAGAGAATAAAGAATGTAGCTGAGCAAAGCTATTCAAAGGTTAGGACAATCGGAGGAACTGAAATCGTAGGAGAACTTGTGGACATCAATTTAGGTAAAAACGGTATTTCAATACTTGAAACTGATGAAACCATGGCCTTTATGAAAACAAGTGTTGTAAGAGGACACAATATCTATGCCCAGGCAGAGTCTTTAGCTATTGCAGTAATAGATGCTGACGTTGCACTAACTGGAGTTGCAAATGTTAAATATAAGGATCTAGTTAAAGCAGGAGAAAAACTAATCGCAAAGGCTGAAGTAACTAGAAAAAGGGGCAATAAGTATTTTGTACATGTTTTCACTTATGTCGGACAGAAGCAAGTTTTTAGAGGTAAATTCATTCTTGTTTCTATTGAGCAAAATAACCAGGAGGCGAATTGA
- the plsX gene encoding phosphate acyltransferase PlsX, which translates to MKIAVDAMGGDQGLLATVKGSIDAVNELGVSIILIGDEEKIKNELSRNEYSGDKIEIINAEESITNDEEPAMAIRRKKQSSMVIGLNLVKDKEADAFVSSGSTGALLTGGLLIVKRIKGVDRAALAIPYPTKKGISLLLDAGANTDCKAKYLQQFAVMGSIYAEKILSISNPKVSLVNIGTEEGKGNELSKEAYGLLKNANINFAGNIEARDIPEGNADVLVCDGFVGNIILKLTEGLAMSIFSMLKEEFMSSFTSKIGALLLKPGLRKFKKRLDYTEYGGAPLLGTKGVVIKAHGSSDAKAIKNAIKQAKVFVENKVIEKIEAEINSLGGNYDTEERF; encoded by the coding sequence ATGAAAATAGCTGTAGATGCAATGGGAGGAGATCAGGGCTTATTAGCTACAGTAAAGGGGAGCATCGATGCTGTAAATGAATTAGGAGTTAGCATAATTCTCATAGGCGATGAAGAAAAGATTAAAAACGAGCTGTCAAGAAATGAATACAGTGGAGATAAGATAGAGATTATAAATGCCGAAGAATCTATTACAAATGATGAAGAACCAGCTATGGCCATAAGAAGAAAAAAACAATCATCAATGGTAATTGGACTTAATCTTGTAAAGGATAAAGAGGCAGATGCTTTTGTATCCTCTGGTAGTACTGGGGCATTGCTTACAGGTGGTCTGCTTATTGTGAAGAGGATTAAAGGAGTAGACAGAGCAGCCCTTGCAATACCTTATCCTACAAAAAAAGGAATATCTTTATTACTAGATGCAGGTGCTAATACTGATTGTAAAGCCAAATATCTTCAACAGTTTGCAGTTATGGGCTCAATATATGCAGAGAAAATATTAAGCATTTCAAACCCTAAGGTTTCTCTTGTAAATATAGGTACTGAAGAAGGTAAGGGAAATGAGTTATCAAAGGAAGCTTATGGTTTATTAAAAAATGCTAATATAAATTTTGCTGGAAATATTGAGGCAAGGGATATTCCAGAAGGTAATGCGGATGTCCTAGTATGTGATGGCTTTGTTGGAAATATTATATTGAAGCTAACTGAAGGTCTTGCTATGTCAATTTTCAGTATGCTAAAGGAAGAGTTTATGAGTTCTTTTACTAGCAAAATAGGAGCATTGCTGTTAAAACCAGGCTTAAGAAAATTCAAGAAAAGATTAGACTATACTGAGTATGGAGGGGCACCGCTGCTAGGAACTAAGGGTGTTGTGATAAAAGCTCATGGTAGTTCAGATGCAAAAGCTATTAAAAATGCAATCAAACAAGCTAAAGTTTTTGTAGAAAATAAAGTAATTGAAAAAATAGAAGCTGAGATAAACTCTTTGGGAGGTAATTATGACACAGAGGAGAGATTTTAA
- a CDS encoding beta-ketoacyl-ACP synthase III: protein MTQRRDFKGVGIIGTGSYVPEKVITNFDLEKIVETSDEWIRARTGIKERRILDTDKGSSFMAIEAAKKALENAKISPEDIDMIIVATVTPDMMFPSTACLVQESLKCKNAAAFDLEAACSGFLYGLSVAYSFVSSGIYKNILLIGADALSRITDWTDRNTCVLFGDGAGAAIISEVPEGKGVLGLDLGADGEGKNLLKLVAGGSLMPATEKTVKNRLHYIYMEGNEVFKFAVRKMEEISLKIIEKSKLKLEDIDYLVPHQANMRIIESARKKLKLAENKVYVNLEDYGNMSSASIPVALDEAVRKNKIKDNDVILLIGFGGGLTWGAMVIRWYSKGRF, encoded by the coding sequence ATGACACAGAGGAGAGATTTTAAGGGAGTTGGAATAATTGGTACAGGAAGCTATGTTCCAGAAAAAGTAATCACAAATTTTGATTTAGAAAAGATAGTAGAAACATCAGATGAGTGGATAAGAGCCCGTACTGGAATTAAGGAGCGAAGAATACTGGATACAGATAAAGGCTCATCATTTATGGCTATTGAGGCGGCTAAAAAAGCTTTGGAGAATGCAAAAATAAGCCCGGAAGATATAGACATGATTATTGTGGCTACAGTTACTCCCGATATGATGTTTCCTTCAACAGCATGCTTAGTGCAAGAAAGCTTAAAATGTAAAAATGCTGCTGCTTTTGATTTAGAAGCAGCATGTTCAGGCTTTCTATATGGTCTTTCTGTTGCGTATTCTTTTGTAAGCTCAGGTATATATAAAAATATTTTACTTATTGGTGCCGATGCTCTTTCTCGAATAACAGACTGGACTGATAGAAATACATGTGTATTATTTGGGGATGGAGCTGGAGCTGCTATTATCAGTGAGGTCCCAGAAGGAAAAGGTGTATTAGGTCTAGACTTAGGTGCAGATGGTGAAGGAAAAAATTTGTTGAAGCTTGTAGCAGGAGGCTCGTTGATGCCAGCTACAGAGAAAACCGTAAAAAATAGATTACATTATATATATATGGAAGGAAATGAAGTATTTAAATTTGCCGTAAGGAAAATGGAAGAAATATCTCTTAAAATTATAGAAAAGAGCAAATTAAAGCTTGAAGATATCGATTATTTAGTTCCCCATCAGGCAAATATGAGAATTATAGAGTCTGCTAGAAAAAAATTGAAGCTTGCAGAAAACAAAGTTTATGTCAATCTAGAGGATTATGGAAACATGTCTTCTGCTTCTATACCTGTAGCATTAGATGAAGCAGTAAGAAAAAACAAGATAAAGGATAATGATGTTATTTTATTAATAGGATTTGGTGGAGGCCTTACTTGGGGAGCCATGGTAATAAGATGGTACAGCAAAGGGAGGTTCTAA
- the fabK gene encoding enoyl-[acyl-carrier-protein] reductase FabK yields MIKTEICELLGIKYPILQGGMAWVATSELAAAVSNAGGLGIIGSGAAPRDVVQKEINRIKKLTNRPFGVNVMLMSSHVDEIIQLLYEEKVPVVTTGAGNPGKYMSRFKEIGTKVIPVVPSVALGKRMEKIGADAIIVEGTEAGGHIGELTTLSLVPQAVDEVKIPVIAAGGIADGRGLVAALALGAKGVQIGTRFVCTVECQVHENYKNAIIKSSDRDAVVTGRTTGHPVRSLRNKFTKNLLELEKQNTDIDTIESFGTGMLRRAVIEGDVENGSVMAGQISGLIKDIKTCEQVIQDIMAEAEDVRNSIFSF; encoded by the coding sequence TTGATAAAAACTGAAATATGTGAATTATTAGGTATTAAATATCCAATTTTACAAGGTGGAATGGCTTGGGTAGCTACATCAGAATTAGCTGCTGCTGTCTCTAATGCTGGTGGATTGGGGATTATAGGAAGTGGCGCTGCTCCGAGGGATGTGGTACAAAAGGAGATAAATAGGATAAAGAAACTTACGAATAGGCCATTTGGGGTAAACGTAATGCTGATGTCCTCTCATGTAGATGAAATAATTCAACTTTTATATGAAGAGAAGGTTCCAGTAGTCACAACAGGTGCGGGAAATCCTGGGAAGTATATGAGTAGATTTAAGGAAATAGGAACTAAAGTAATTCCAGTAGTACCATCGGTAGCCTTAGGGAAAAGGATGGAGAAAATTGGCGCAGATGCTATTATTGTAGAAGGAACTGAAGCAGGAGGTCATATTGGAGAGTTAACTACGTTGTCATTAGTTCCCCAAGCTGTAGATGAGGTTAAGATACCAGTAATTGCAGCAGGTGGAATTGCTGATGGAAGAGGCTTGGTTGCTGCATTGGCATTAGGCGCTAAGGGAGTTCAAATAGGCACTAGATTTGTTTGTACAGTTGAGTGTCAAGTACATGAAAACTATAAGAACGCAATAATTAAATCATCCGATAGAGATGCAGTAGTTACTGGTAGAACTACTGGACACCCTGTTAGATCATTAAGAAATAAATTTACAAAGAATCTACTTGAGCTTGAAAAGCAAAATACAGATATAGATACTATAGAAAGCTTTGGAACCGGTATGTTAAGAAGGGCTGTCATTGAAGGAGATGTAGAGAATGGCTCTGTTATGGCAGGCCAGATTAGTGGGTTAATAAAGGACATCAAGACATGCGAGCAAGTTATACAGGATATAATGGCAGAAGCTGAGGATGTAAGAAACAGTATATTTAGTTTTTAG
- the fabD gene encoding ACP S-malonyltransferase has translation MGKVAFLFPGQGAQYIGMGKEITDKYSIANRIFDAASEILSLDMKKLCFQGPDEELTKTEFTQPAILTTSIAVLKVIEKYGLSAEVCAGLSLGEYSALVYSQALSFEEAVGLVRKRGKYMQEAVPLGKGTMAAILGLDDDTIVQIIDKASEKGIIEGANYNCPGQVVLSGEIEAIREACNIAKEKGAKKATILSVSAPFHCSMLAGAGENLKSELEKVTINKPAKSFISNVTGNYVNNAEEIRDLLIRQVSMPVLWEQSIERMINDGVDTLIEIGPGKTLIGFAKKIGKKNGRELNLYNVENIETLEHLTFKIKH, from the coding sequence ATGGGAAAAGTAGCTTTTTTATTTCCTGGGCAAGGCGCTCAGTATATAGGAATGGGCAAGGAAATTACTGATAAGTATTCTATTGCCAATAGAATATTTGATGCAGCTAGTGAAATACTTAGCTTAGATATGAAAAAATTATGCTTTCAAGGACCTGATGAAGAATTGACAAAGACTGAATTTACTCAACCTGCCATACTAACTACATCTATTGCAGTATTAAAAGTAATAGAGAAGTATGGATTATCAGCGGAAGTATGTGCTGGTCTAAGCCTTGGAGAGTACTCTGCTTTAGTATATAGCCAGGCCTTAAGCTTTGAAGAGGCTGTAGGTCTAGTAAGAAAAAGAGGAAAATATATGCAAGAGGCTGTTCCATTAGGTAAGGGCACTATGGCAGCAATATTGGGACTAGACGATGATACAATAGTTCAGATAATTGATAAGGCTAGTGAAAAAGGAATTATTGAGGGAGCCAATTATAATTGCCCAGGTCAAGTTGTATTATCAGGTGAAATAGAGGCTATAAGAGAAGCATGCAATATTGCTAAAGAAAAAGGTGCAAAAAAAGCAACTATTCTATCTGTAAGCGCACCATTTCACTGTAGCATGCTAGCTGGTGCCGGTGAGAATCTAAAATCCGAATTAGAAAAAGTGACAATTAATAAACCAGCTAAAAGCTTTATTTCAAACGTTACAGGCAATTACGTTAATAATGCTGAAGAAATTAGAGATTTATTAATTAGACAAGTTTCTATGCCAGTTTTATGGGAACAGTCTATAGAGCGTATGATTAATGATGGGGTGGATACACTTATAGAAATAGGCCCAGGTAAAACCTTAATTGGATTTGCGAAAAAGATTGGCAAGAAAAATGGCAGGGAATTAAATCTATACAATGTAGAAAACATTGAAACACTTGAGCACTTGACATTTAAAATTAAACATTAG